The following are from one region of the Yoonia sp. R2331 genome:
- a CDS encoding PAS domain-containing protein, which translates to MTDKHYLEAELEERLSRDPEIWEFIRQSTLDGVWFWDLEDPAHEWMSPEFWQTFGYDPDKMPHLADAWQDIINPEDLKIAQVNVGRHIEDPDHPYDQVVRYTKADGSTAWVRCRGLALRDETGKAVRLLGAHTDLTELIVAAQVREDAFQRTNARLNAILDAAHSGIIGLDGQGQISFINPAARHMLGALQQEPPLPWPPEYLFLSPNDLLPIKEEDSPVQRSLRGEALNGELYVIRRRNGADLRYLRMSNAQVNGGFETDVTSVLILDDISEQERNRQQIERSSRLDALGQLTGGIAHDFNNMLATIEYAVQLSQDQDDPARANDFLQTALGAVRRGADLTQRLLAFAKSQPGLAKSWLIEDVFNHFSALVKPTIEERITLVFSIEDPGMYIFCDRSQLENAMLNLVLNSRDAIVRSGHGDTIRISARNVTNQLGQTIDGDGQAATSDNAEPDDDRSSRFVELAVSDNGPGMDEEVKKRATDPFFTTKESSAGTGLGLSMVYGFATQSQGQLRIYSELEHGTTVRILLPRGTYEGGREGPVARKRAVSGNGQHVLLVENEERLLDIMTELLISLDYKVTTATSGAQALAIVEDGLDYDLLLTDVVMPGKLGGFDLARAVRRIDPEKPVLYMSGYTGFSEAEMGEVVAPLIQKPCPPDELGHTLYDALNTPKSSTKTKT; encoded by the coding sequence ATGACAGACAAACACTATCTTGAGGCAGAGCTAGAAGAGCGTCTGTCACGGGACCCCGAGATATGGGAATTTATCAGGCAATCGACGCTGGATGGTGTCTGGTTCTGGGACCTTGAAGACCCGGCGCACGAATGGATGAGCCCTGAATTCTGGCAAACCTTTGGTTATGATCCTGACAAGATGCCGCATTTGGCGGACGCTTGGCAGGATATCATAAACCCAGAGGATCTGAAGATCGCCCAGGTCAACGTGGGTCGGCATATCGAAGACCCTGACCATCCGTATGATCAGGTTGTGCGATACACCAAGGCCGACGGCAGCACGGCCTGGGTCCGGTGCAGGGGGCTGGCGCTGCGCGATGAGACAGGCAAGGCCGTGCGGCTTTTGGGCGCGCATACTGACCTGACAGAATTGATCGTCGCGGCTCAGGTGCGCGAGGACGCTTTTCAACGGACCAATGCGCGCTTGAACGCAATCCTTGATGCCGCACACAGTGGCATCATCGGGTTGGACGGGCAGGGGCAGATCAGCTTTATCAACCCCGCGGCGCGGCACATGTTGGGGGCGCTGCAACAAGAACCGCCCTTGCCTTGGCCGCCCGAATACCTGTTTCTTAGTCCCAATGATCTGTTGCCGATCAAGGAAGAAGACTCTCCGGTCCAGCGATCCTTGCGCGGCGAGGCCCTGAACGGAGAACTTTATGTGATCCGCCGCCGCAACGGGGCCGACCTGCGCTATTTGCGGATGTCAAATGCACAGGTGAACGGCGGCTTTGAAACCGATGTGACATCTGTTCTGATCCTTGACGATATCTCGGAACAAGAACGCAACCGGCAACAGATTGAACGGTCCAGCCGATTGGACGCACTTGGGCAGCTTACGGGTGGAATCGCACATGATTTCAACAACATGCTGGCCACAATTGAATATGCCGTGCAGCTGTCCCAGGATCAGGACGACCCTGCGCGCGCCAACGATTTTCTACAAACCGCACTGGGGGCTGTGCGTCGTGGCGCGGATTTGACACAACGCCTGCTGGCCTTTGCCAAGAGCCAGCCGGGGCTCGCAAAGTCATGGCTGATTGAGGATGTCTTCAATCACTTCTCAGCCCTCGTGAAACCGACCATCGAAGAGCGGATCACCCTGGTGTTCAGCATCGAAGACCCGGGCATGTACATCTTTTGCGACCGCAGCCAGCTTGAAAATGCAATGCTCAATCTGGTGCTGAACAGCCGTGATGCGATTGTGCGATCCGGACACGGCGACACCATCCGCATCAGCGCGCGCAATGTGACCAATCAATTGGGCCAGACCATTGATGGCGATGGACAGGCCGCAACTTCTGACAACGCGGAACCCGACGACGACCGGTCTTCGCGCTTTGTCGAACTGGCCGTCAGTGACAATGGCCCGGGCATGGATGAAGAGGTCAAGAAACGCGCCACTGACCCCTTCTTTACCACCAAGGAAAGTAGCGCAGGCACCGGGCTTGGCCTGTCGATGGTCTATGGTTTTGCGACCCAATCGCAGGGACAGCTGCGCATCTATTCAGAGCTGGAGCACGGCACAACTGTGCGCATCTTACTGCCGCGTGGCACCTACGAGGGCGGGCGCGAGGGGCCTGTTGCCCGCAAGCGCGCCGTCAGCGGTAACGGCCAACATGTACTGCTGGTTGAGAACGAAGAGCGGCTGCTGGACATTATGACTGAACTGCTGATCAGTCTGGACTACAAGGTCACAACCGCGACGTCCGGCGCGCAGGCCCTGGCAATTGTTGAAGACGGTCTGGACTATGATCTGTTGCTGACGGATGTGGTAATGCCGGGCAAGTTGGGTGGCTTTGATCTGGCCCGCGCGGTGCGCAGGATCGACCCTGAAAAGCCTGTGCTCTATATGTCTGGCTACACCGGCTTCTCTGAGGCTGAGATGGGCGAAGTTGTCGCCCCACTGATCCAGAAACCCTGTCCCCCCGACGAATTGGGGCACACGCTCTACGACGCCCTGAACACACCTAAGTCCTCTACCAAGACAAAGACCTAA
- a CDS encoding response regulator transcription factor, with the protein MTHILILEDDTDFGTLMAEGLEDQGYEVTLFDRASKALAFLEKARIDLVITDVFVEAEGQLIPDGGVTLIGGIRAASRYSKAAQNRDVPIIAITGRGGLLGKEFGLANAAGIGANAGLQKPFAQPELLDTIKRLLKNA; encoded by the coding sequence ATGACGCATATTCTAATTCTCGAAGACGACACTGACTTTGGCACGCTGATGGCCGAAGGATTGGAAGACCAGGGCTACGAGGTGACGCTTTTTGATCGCGCCTCCAAGGCATTGGCCTTTCTTGAAAAGGCCAGGATTGATTTGGTCATTACAGATGTATTTGTCGAAGCCGAGGGGCAGCTGATCCCTGACGGCGGCGTAACTCTTATCGGTGGGATCAGGGCTGCCTCGCGATATAGCAAGGCCGCCCAGAACCGCGATGTGCCGATCATCGCCATCACCGGGCGCGGCGGGCTTTTGGGCAAGGAATTCGGGCTGGCTAACGCGGCCGGAATCGGCGCTAATGCAGGCCTGCAAAAGCCCTTTGCCCAGCCAGAGTTGCTGGACACGATCAAGCGGCTGTTGAAGAACGCTTAA
- a CDS encoding membrane integrity-associated transporter subunit PqiC, translating into MLRTTLTMMALVALAACSGTLTRVAYPTAQSTLDLRAFVGSALVQTVSLPAYAAAEELAIETAPGVITSTGELLWADDPARAVTLEIARHLDDILTATVGPDPWPFPGLPDVGIDIRVSDMIARADGNFHLVGTYFVGGDGIDFRNTSSSFNITIPLASAEPAAVAAAQSQAILQLSEDIARKLGR; encoded by the coding sequence ATGTTGCGAACAACTTTAACGATGATGGCGCTGGTCGCGCTGGCGGCCTGTTCCGGCACGCTGACACGCGTGGCCTATCCCACAGCGCAATCCACGCTGGACTTGCGCGCCTTTGTGGGCTCTGCGCTGGTGCAAACCGTGTCGCTCCCTGCTTATGCCGCGGCTGAGGAACTGGCGATTGAAACAGCCCCCGGTGTGATCACCTCAACCGGAGAGCTGTTGTGGGCCGATGATCCCGCCCGCGCTGTGACGCTTGAGATCGCGCGACATCTGGACGACATCCTGACCGCCACCGTGGGGCCCGACCCTTGGCCATTTCCGGGCCTGCCAGACGTTGGCATTGATATCCGGGTGTCAGACATGATCGCGCGCGCGGATGGCAATTTCCATCTGGTAGGCACCTATTTTGTCGGCGGCGATGGCATTGATTTCCGCAACACGTCGTCGTCATTCAACATCACGATCCCGCTTGCCTCGGCCGAACCAGCAGCGGTGGCGGCGGCACAATCGCAAGCGATCCTGCAGCTGAGCGAAGATATAGCGCGCAAGCTGGGCCGATAG
- a CDS encoding intermembrane transport protein PqiB, with product MSDTPTPAPLDVQTAKPGLLQRLSLVWLVPLIALAVSLWVAYQNYANQGTLIEIAFENASGIKSEETELRYRDVVVGRVESVEFADGLGQVLVNVRVDQTIAPYLDQDASFWVVRPDVSVRGISGLDTVLSGVYIEGSWNDDPDNQQYSFIGLEDPPIARVDQRGVAITLRTKDGSSLTSGAPILHKGIQVGYLETPRLSPDGQSVTVAAFIEAPYHRRVTTNTRFWDTSGFSISLGAGGIALNVNSIASLIEGGIAFDTIVSGGEPVVDGDTFDLFESEETARNSLFDDPDLPVLNLAVFFDGSVSGLTTGADVRFRGVRVGTVTGLGAVAVEDRVSGPLVRLRTILAVEPGRMGLSEEATPEDALILITDMVRTTNLRARLVTGNILSGALNVELFEDPDAERAFVDLGAEPYPVLPTTDNAIADVGDEAQTVLDRVNDLPIEELLTSAIDLMDSLDQVVRSDGVSQAPDEIVALLQDTRSIVASEDIQAIPSELRAIVTELNAIVSDAGEADLVGRISTVVETAGTAVDNIDAATADLPALTAEISALVAKANALELEALVTEATATLNQIDAFLAGEALQAAPASLVALVEEARGLIASDDVQAIPADLRGVVAEIDGILATLAAADVATQLTSAINAANSAAASIDTAATDLPAITAELNALAAKANELDLEGLVAATAATLDSINTLVGADATQDLPGALTVALDQMSMFLAEVRTGGAITNVNAALASAADAARAIETAAESLPALSARATALVNQTDAVLQSYGERSRFNAETLSTLRDIQEAADAVSSLARAIQRNPNSLLTGR from the coding sequence ATGAGCGACACGCCAACCCCTGCCCCGCTTGACGTCCAGACCGCAAAGCCCGGCCTGTTGCAGCGGCTGTCGCTGGTCTGGCTGGTGCCGCTGATTGCCTTGGCCGTCAGTCTTTGGGTGGCCTATCAGAACTACGCCAATCAGGGCACGCTGATCGAGATTGCCTTTGAAAACGCATCTGGCATCAAGTCCGAAGAAACCGAGCTGCGCTATCGTGACGTGGTGGTTGGCCGTGTCGAAAGTGTCGAGTTTGCCGACGGGCTGGGACAGGTGCTTGTCAATGTCCGAGTAGATCAGACCATTGCGCCCTATCTGGATCAGGATGCCAGTTTCTGGGTTGTGCGGCCGGATGTGTCGGTGCGCGGGATCTCAGGCCTCGATACGGTGCTTTCGGGGGTCTACATCGAAGGTAGCTGGAATGATGATCCCGACAACCAGCAGTATTCCTTTATCGGGTTGGAAGATCCGCCTATCGCGCGGGTTGATCAACGCGGCGTTGCCATCACCCTCCGGACCAAGGATGGCAGTTCGCTGACCTCGGGCGCGCCGATCCTGCACAAGGGCATTCAGGTCGGATACCTTGAAACCCCGCGCCTGTCGCCGGACGGGCAAAGCGTGACGGTGGCTGCCTTCATCGAAGCCCCGTATCACCGTCGGGTCACGACCAACACGCGGTTTTGGGACACCTCTGGCTTTTCGATCTCGCTGGGTGCAGGCGGCATTGCGCTGAACGTCAATTCAATTGCCTCGCTGATCGAAGGCGGGATCGCGTTTGACACCATCGTCTCGGGCGGGGAACCGGTCGTGGACGGCGATACTTTTGACCTTTTCGAAAGCGAAGAAACTGCACGCAACAGCCTTTTCGACGATCCGGACCTGCCAGTTCTGAACCTTGCTGTATTCTTTGACGGCTCGGTCAGCGGGTTGACCACCGGGGCCGATGTCAGGTTCCGCGGCGTGCGCGTGGGTACAGTCACTGGCCTTGGTGCCGTCGCGGTAGAGGACCGTGTCAGCGGCCCACTGGTGCGGTTGCGCACGATACTTGCCGTTGAACCGGGCCGTATGGGCCTGTCCGAAGAGGCCACGCCTGAGGACGCGCTGATCTTGATCACCGATATGGTGCGCACCACCAACCTGCGGGCGCGGCTGGTGACGGGCAACATTTTGTCAGGTGCATTGAATGTAGAGCTGTTCGAAGACCCCGACGCCGAACGCGCGTTCGTCGACTTGGGCGCAGAACCCTATCCGGTCTTGCCCACCACCGACAATGCCATCGCGGACGTCGGTGACGAAGCACAGACCGTTCTGGACCGGGTCAACGATCTGCCAATCGAGGAACTGTTGACCTCTGCCATCGACCTGATGGACAGCCTTGATCAGGTGGTGCGCAGCGACGGGGTCAGCCAAGCCCCGGACGAAATCGTCGCGCTTCTGCAGGATACACGCAGCATTGTTGCATCCGAGGACATTCAGGCCATCCCGTCAGAGCTGCGCGCGATCGTGACAGAGCTGAACGCGATAGTTTCCGACGCGGGCGAGGCTGATCTGGTCGGACGGATCAGCACCGTGGTCGAAACCGCTGGCACCGCCGTCGACAACATCGACGCGGCCACAGCCGACCTGCCAGCACTCACAGCAGAGATTTCGGCGCTGGTAGCCAAGGCCAACGCGCTCGAGCTGGAGGCGCTGGTGACCGAAGCCACCGCCACGCTGAACCAGATTGATGCCTTCCTGGCGGGTGAGGCATTACAGGCAGCACCTGCGTCGCTTGTGGCGCTTGTCGAAGAGGCGCGTGGCCTGATCGCCTCGGATGATGTGCAGGCAATCCCTGCTGATCTGCGTGGTGTTGTGGCCGAAATTGACGGCATTCTGGCGACACTTGCAGCGGCGGATGTGGCAACGCAGCTGACCTCTGCCATCAACGCGGCCAATAGCGCGGCGGCGAGCATTGATACTGCCGCCACCGACTTGCCAGCGATCACGGCAGAGCTGAACGCACTGGCAGCCAAGGCCAATGAACTTGACCTTGAAGGGCTGGTCGCGGCGACGGCTGCGACGCTGGACAGCATCAATACATTGGTCGGCGCAGATGCGACGCAGGATTTGCCGGGCGCGTTGACCGTGGCGCTTGATCAGATGTCGATGTTCCTGGCAGAGGTCCGCACCGGCGGGGCCATCACGAATGTCAATGCGGCCCTTGCTTCTGCGGCGGATGCCGCCCGCGCGATTGAAACGGCGGCAGAATCCCTGCCAGCGTTGTCGGCCCGCGCCACGGCATTGGTCAATCAGACCGACGCGGTGCTGCAATCCTACGGCGAACGGTCGCGGTTCAACGCCGAGACACTTTCTACACTTCGGGATATCCAGGAAGCCGCAGATGCCGTATCGTCGCTGGCACGCGCAATCCAGCGCAATCCCAATTCACTGCTGACGGGGCGCTGA
- a CDS encoding paraquat-inducible protein A: protein MGSSGQSHPGGLITAREAGLVACRRCGQVHQMGTAHCTRCHGALQSRDTQSLQKVWAWLIAGIILFIPANIYPMLITNTLIDHSESTILGGVVELVHYGSYGIAAIVFVASIMIPLGKFLAIGYLAVSVQRRSVANMHQRHKLYDVVEFIGRWSMIDVFVVAILSALVQLNTIATINPGIAALSFALSVIFTMFSAQSFDPRLIWDADRKTA, encoded by the coding sequence TTGGGAAGCTCTGGACAAAGCCACCCCGGCGGCCTGATCACCGCGCGCGAGGCCGGGCTTGTCGCCTGCCGCCGTTGTGGACAGGTCCACCAGATGGGGACCGCGCATTGCACGCGCTGTCACGGCGCGCTGCAAAGCCGCGACACCCAGAGCCTGCAAAAGGTCTGGGCATGGCTGATCGCGGGCATCATTCTGTTTATTCCCGCAAATATTTACCCGATGCTGATCACCAATACGCTGATCGATCATTCGGAAAGCACCATTCTGGGTGGCGTCGTCGAACTGGTCCATTATGGGTCTTATGGTATTGCGGCCATCGTCTTTGTGGCTTCGATCATGATCCCATTGGGTAAGTTTCTTGCGATCGGCTATCTTGCCGTCTCGGTTCAGCGCCGGTCCGTCGCAAATATGCACCAGCGTCACAAGCTTTATGACGTGGTGGAATTCATCGGGCGCTGGTCGATGATTGATGTCTTCGTCGTTGCAATTCTGTCAGCGCTCGTGCAGTTGAATACCATTGCGACAATCAATCCCGGGATTGCAGCGCTAAGCTTTGCGCTTTCGGTGATCTTCACGATGTTTTCGGCCCAAAGTTTCGACCCCCGGCTGATTTGGGACGCAGACAGGAAAACCGCATGA
- a CDS encoding paraquat-inducible protein A: MALPPLTELVACPHCDTLHSAAALPEGASASCQRCHAVLQTARPGALVSVVSLAISAMVLMVAAISFPFMDLNVSGNHNATSVFNAIAAFNAGLAMPLAVAVALFIIILPLTRLIAIVYAISPLIRGASPRPLARQAFGLAETLRPWAMAEIFMVGVTVALIKVAGMASVTLGPAFYAFAALVVITVFKDQLMNRYAIWEALDKATPAA; this comes from the coding sequence ATGGCACTGCCACCGCTCACAGAACTGGTTGCCTGCCCGCATTGCGACACGTTGCACAGCGCGGCGGCCCTGCCTGAAGGTGCCTCGGCGTCCTGCCAGCGCTGCCACGCGGTACTGCAGACGGCGCGCCCCGGCGCACTGGTCAGTGTGGTGAGCCTTGCGATCTCGGCGATGGTGCTGATGGTGGCCGCAATCAGCTTTCCATTTATGGACCTGAATGTCTCGGGCAATCACAATGCCACATCGGTTTTCAACGCGATTGCCGCGTTTAACGCAGGCCTTGCCATGCCGCTCGCTGTTGCGGTGGCGCTTTTTATCATCATCTTGCCCCTGACCCGGCTGATCGCGATCGTCTATGCCATCAGTCCGCTGATCCGTGGCGCCAGCCCCCGCCCTTTGGCGCGACAAGCCTTCGGCCTGGCCGAAACCTTGCGCCCGTGGGCTATGGCCGAGATTTTCATGGTTGGCGTGACCGTCGCGCTGATCAAAGTGGCTGGTATGGCAAGTGTCACGCTTGGCCCCGCGTTTTATGCCTTCGCCGCACTGGTGGTGATCACCGTTTTCAAAGACCAACTGATGAACAGGTACGCGATTTGGGAAGCTCTGGACAAAGCCACCCCGGCGGCCTGA
- a CDS encoding sugar transporter: MHVNTLAERVHELCAQNPRVLVGIAGAPASGKSTLAEEVARRLTLQKVRTVVVPMDGFHLDNAILEARDLRPRKGAPETFDAIGFIHLINRLKENVEVFVPAFDRVRDLSIAGAIAVPANTQVVIVEGNYLMFDEAPWEFLAPLWDLTARLDIPMEQLRARLIHRWLSLNYSRAVATRRAEGNDIPNAERVLKHALPCDITLT, translated from the coding sequence ATGCACGTCAACACGTTGGCCGAACGGGTGCACGAACTTTGCGCGCAGAATCCACGCGTTCTGGTGGGTATTGCGGGCGCACCCGCCAGCGGCAAATCGACCCTTGCCGAAGAGGTCGCGCGTCGCCTGACATTGCAAAAAGTACGTACCGTTGTGGTGCCGATGGACGGCTTTCACCTTGATAACGCCATTTTGGAAGCGCGCGATTTGCGCCCGCGCAAGGGCGCGCCAGAAACCTTTGACGCCATCGGTTTCATTCATCTTATCAACCGCTTGAAAGAGAATGTTGAAGTTTTCGTGCCGGCCTTTGATCGGGTTCGCGACCTGTCCATCGCAGGCGCCATTGCTGTGCCGGCCAACACCCAGGTGGTGATCGTCGAAGGCAATTATCTGATGTTTGACGAGGCCCCGTGGGAGTTTCTAGCCCCTTTGTGGGACTTGACCGCCCGTCTGGACATCCCGATGGAGCAATTGCGCGCGCGGCTGATTCATCGTTGGTTGTCTTTGAATTACTCGCGCGCCGTTGCAACCCGCCGGGCCGAAGGCAACGACATTCCCAATGCTGAACGCGTGCTCAAGCACGCACTGCCCTGCGACATCACGCTTACATGA
- a CDS encoding YihY/virulence factor BrkB family protein: MTTAPETPPKRRIWPLRLWSLLYATWNVASERHVGLISAGVAFFGIFAIFPAISAVIAIFGLVADPVIVLEQIALMEDIIPQEAYALLVGQMGRLLAAGTGTLGWATFVSIALALWASRAGVAALMGGLNAIADRPPRNGFKQVIVALTLTICLVALAITAMMAVIIAPIVIAFAPIGAGSALILEAVRWLVAFCVLYAALALLYRFGPNQRGARIRWFTIGAATAIALWIAASAGLSYYLTNFASYNEVYGSLGAVIGMLLWLYITSYLILLGAALNLQVHGRIDGEAR; this comes from the coding sequence ATGACCACAGCGCCCGAAACCCCACCGAAACGCCGCATTTGGCCTCTGCGCCTTTGGTCGCTGCTTTACGCCACGTGGAACGTCGCAAGCGAACGGCACGTGGGTTTGATCTCTGCTGGGGTGGCGTTCTTTGGGATTTTTGCAATCTTTCCGGCGATTTCCGCAGTGATTGCGATATTTGGTCTGGTTGCGGACCCGGTTATCGTGCTCGAACAGATCGCCCTGATGGAAGATATCATCCCGCAAGAGGCCTACGCCTTGTTGGTGGGGCAGATGGGGCGGCTACTCGCCGCGGGGACCGGCACCTTGGGATGGGCCACTTTTGTCTCTATCGCGCTGGCACTTTGGGCGTCGCGGGCAGGGGTGGCAGCCTTGATGGGCGGGTTAAATGCGATAGCAGATCGCCCACCGCGCAACGGGTTCAAGCAGGTCATCGTGGCGCTGACGCTGACCATTTGCCTTGTGGCACTGGCGATCACGGCGATGATGGCGGTGATCATAGCCCCCATCGTGATCGCCTTTGCGCCCATCGGCGCGGGCAGCGCACTGATCTTAGAGGCGGTGCGCTGGCTTGTGGCATTCTGTGTGCTTTATGCGGCGCTTGCCTTGCTCTACCGGTTCGGGCCCAACCAGCGCGGTGCGCGCATCCGTTGGTTTACGATCGGGGCGGCGACCGCAATTGCGCTGTGGATCGCGGCCTCTGCCGGGCTGTCCTATTACCTGACCAACTTTGCGAGTTATAATGAGGTTTACGGCTCGCTTGGGGCGGTCATTGGTATGCTGCTGTGGCTCTATATCACGTCTTACCTGATCCTTCTGGGCGCGGCGCTAAACCTGCAAGTGCATGGCCGCATCGACGGTGAAGCGCGCTAG